The proteins below come from a single Acidobacteriota bacterium genomic window:
- a CDS encoding TonB-dependent receptor codes for MTLKAFVRGYLSGRKILTLMVLVLLGGNWALAQVTTGTVSGTATDSSGAVLPGVKIEVMSETTGLTRTVVTNATGHYSAPQLTVGEYRVSATLEGFKTEVRSGVVLTIGREAVIDLQMSVGAVAETVEVTGEAPLVQTTESTVSYIVDDRTIRELPLNGRDMTQLILLNPGVTISVNSPANSAFSGYGKRVSISGMRGEDNIYLLDGGLIGDFRRHIPAGPSGALLGIETVQEFQVLTSSFSAQYGRALGGVFNAVSKGGTNEFHGNAYDFLRNSAVDARDFFDRKRFADSPRLPPFRRNQFGATFGGPVQQDKTFFFLAYESTREVKTSLQAPATMDADLRRGILKLNGNPTGVTAPINPIMIPYINQYPLPSPQGRAFGDGTAEFLYDYKQRSTEHFGQTRVDLPSLTAQDSFFVRFTGSSSTGNAPNSFPGFEQVSSLKSWLATLSETHIVSPTTLNTFRFHFNRVIPLDTGNAPAPGPGITLTPGQENLPMVSPTGLTSYGGAGFDTDPTYMVSNRFSFQDDVNITIGGHSLQVGGMLERLQFNGSFPNRSFGVWGFTNVPNFLAGVANTYRGPIPGQGTYERGFRNWAFALYLQDDWRVTPKLTVNLGVRWEPQTVPTEVANRISNLRYITDNQGTVGSPYWKNTSWDEFGPRVGFAYSPFDGGKTSIRGGAGMLYEPNDPNLYYTQMVRNPPLGYDFTIAVPANLQRFPDAQAQINAQNTSGPGYAIPFDNMRSPHALQYNLNLQQQFGAANLVTVGFVGSRGINLLSVGDINMPQAVWDGVSLAMPDGATLRNPTWSSVVYYANDTSSFYNGLLTTYQRRFSAGLQGQVSFTWSKNISETDAGQTASAVTPGGGRMKYPHDHFAQRGLSGYDFRRILTFSYTYELPFGKNMGGVLGKVLSGWQTTGVLTIRDGQAQSVLATVSAALTPLAVTPRSPNANPNYKGEFNKGGSVGCSISSTGVVYLSPDTPPAGTALSRTIAAGAPLGTPELYFDPCAYSAPGARQLGNLARNTLIGPGAIAWNPALSKKTSITERTSLEFRAEFFNILNRPNLGIPASTVYNGTGAAVGTAGVINGTSTTSRQMQFALKLVY; via the coding sequence ATGACACTAAAGGCATTTGTGCGCGGTTATTTGTCAGGCCGCAAGATCCTTACGCTTATGGTTCTGGTGTTGCTGGGAGGCAACTGGGCATTGGCGCAGGTTACCACCGGAACGGTCTCTGGCACGGCGACCGACAGCAGCGGCGCGGTGCTGCCCGGCGTCAAGATTGAAGTCATGAGCGAAACCACTGGCTTGACGCGAACCGTTGTGACCAACGCCACGGGACACTACTCAGCTCCGCAGCTCACCGTCGGCGAATATCGAGTCTCGGCCACGCTCGAAGGATTCAAGACTGAGGTGCGCAGCGGCGTGGTGCTTACCATCGGACGCGAAGCGGTGATCGACCTGCAGATGTCCGTCGGCGCAGTGGCGGAGACGGTGGAAGTGACCGGCGAAGCGCCACTCGTGCAGACCACCGAGTCCACGGTCAGCTATATCGTGGACGACCGAACCATTCGCGAGTTGCCGCTCAACGGCCGCGACATGACGCAGCTCATCCTGCTGAACCCCGGCGTTACGATCTCCGTGAACAGCCCGGCCAACTCGGCCTTCAGCGGCTACGGCAAGCGTGTCAGCATCTCCGGCATGAGGGGCGAGGACAACATCTATCTGCTGGACGGCGGATTGATCGGCGACTTCCGCCGCCACATTCCCGCCGGACCTTCCGGTGCGCTACTCGGCATCGAAACCGTGCAGGAATTCCAGGTGCTTACCAGTTCGTTCAGCGCGCAGTACGGACGCGCTCTCGGCGGCGTGTTCAACGCCGTCTCCAAGGGCGGCACCAACGAATTCCACGGCAACGCATATGATTTTCTGCGCAACAGCGCGGTAGACGCCCGCGACTTTTTCGACCGCAAGCGTTTCGCGGACAGCCCGCGACTGCCTCCGTTCCGCCGCAACCAGTTCGGCGCAACTTTTGGCGGACCGGTCCAGCAGGACAAGACCTTCTTCTTTTTGGCCTACGAGAGCACGCGCGAAGTAAAGACGAGCCTGCAGGCCCCTGCCACCATGGACGCCGACTTACGCCGGGGAATTCTCAAGTTGAATGGAAACCCCACGGGAGTGACCGCGCCGATTAATCCGATCATGATCCCTTACATCAATCAGTATCCGCTGCCCAGCCCGCAGGGGCGCGCCTTCGGCGATGGAACGGCTGAGTTTCTGTACGATTACAAGCAGCGCAGCACGGAGCATTTTGGCCAGACGCGCGTGGATTTGCCCAGTCTGACGGCGCAAGACTCGTTCTTCGTCCGCTTCACCGGATCCAGCTCGACGGGCAATGCCCCCAACTCGTTCCCCGGCTTTGAGCAGGTTTCGAGCCTGAAGTCCTGGCTGGCCACGCTGTCCGAGACGCACATCGTCTCGCCGACAACGTTGAATACCTTTCGCTTCCACTTCAATCGGGTCATTCCCCTCGATACCGGCAACGCGCCGGCTCCCGGACCAGGCATCACCTTGACGCCGGGTCAGGAAAACCTCCCGATGGTGAGCCCCACCGGGCTTACTTCTTACGGCGGCGCGGGATTCGATACCGACCCCACCTACATGGTCAGCAATCGCTTTTCGTTTCAGGACGACGTCAACATAACGATAGGTGGGCATTCGCTGCAAGTGGGCGGTATGCTCGAGCGGTTGCAGTTCAACGGCAGCTTCCCGAACCGCAGCTTCGGCGTCTGGGGCTTCACTAACGTGCCGAATTTTCTGGCGGGAGTCGCCAACACCTATCGCGGACCAATCCCCGGCCAGGGAACTTACGAGCGGGGATTCCGCAACTGGGCCTTTGCGCTTTACCTGCAGGATGACTGGCGCGTAACGCCGAAGCTGACCGTGAACCTCGGCGTGCGCTGGGAGCCGCAGACCGTTCCCACCGAAGTCGCCAACCGCATCTCCAACCTTCGTTACATCACGGACAATCAGGGGACTGTCGGTTCGCCGTATTGGAAGAACACGTCGTGGGACGAGTTCGGCCCGCGCGTCGGGTTCGCCTATTCGCCGTTCGATGGCGGCAAGACTTCCATTCGCGGTGGAGCTGGCATGCTCTATGAACCCAACGATCCGAACCTCTACTACACCCAGATGGTACGCAACCCTCCGCTGGGATATGACTTCACCATCGCGGTCCCGGCCAATCTACAGCGCTTCCCGGATGCGCAGGCCCAGATCAACGCGCAGAACACCTCCGGGCCGGGCTATGCAATTCCCTTTGATAACATGCGGAGTCCCCATGCATTGCAGTACAACCTGAACCTCCAGCAACAGTTCGGTGCGGCGAATCTGGTGACGGTGGGATTCGTCGGCAGCCGCGGCATCAATCTTCTGTCGGTGGGCGACATCAACATGCCGCAGGCGGTGTGGGACGGCGTTTCGCTGGCGATGCCCGATGGCGCCACGCTGCGCAATCCAACGTGGTCCTCTGTGGTCTATTACGCCAATGACACCAGCTCCTTCTACAACGGCCTGCTGACGACCTATCAACGGCGATTCTCTGCCGGCCTCCAGGGTCAGGTCTCCTTTACCTGGTCGAAGAACATCTCCGAAACCGATGCCGGACAAACGGCCTCGGCGGTTACCCCCGGCGGCGGACGCATGAAATATCCTCATGATCATTTCGCGCAACGCGGACTGAGCGGCTACGACTTCCGCCGCATCCTCACCTTCAGCTACACCTATGAATTGCCCTTCGGCAAGAATATGGGTGGAGTGCTCGGAAAGGTGCTCTCCGGCTGGCAGACCACCGGCGTGCTGACCATTCGCGATGGACAGGCGCAGTCGGTGCTGGCAACCGTTTCCGCCGCACTCACTCCGCTGGCGGTGACACCCCGCTCGCCAAATGCCAATCCGAATTACAAAGGCGAATTCAATAAGGGCGGGTCCGTCGGCTGCTCGATCAGCAGCACAGGCGTGGTCTACTTGAGCCCGGACACTCCGCCAGCCGGCACGGCGCTGTCACGCACGATCGCCGCAGGCGCGCCATTGGGAACGCCGGAACTGTACTTCGATCCCTGCGCGTATTCCGCTCCGGGCGCACGGCAGCTTGGCAATCTGGCACGCAATACGCTGATCGGCCCTGGCGCAATCGCCTGGAACCCCGCGCTGTCCAAGAAGACATCCATCACGGAACGCACCAGCCTGGAGTTCCGCGCTGAATTCTTCAATATCCTGAACCGACCGAACCTGGGCATCCCCGCCAGCACCGTCTACAACGGCACCGGCGCCGCAGTGGGTACTGCGGGAGTAATCAACGGCACCAGCACCACTTCGCGGCAGATGCAATTTGCTCTGAAGCTGGTTTATTAG